In one Bacteroidota bacterium genomic region, the following are encoded:
- a CDS encoding choice-of-anchor B family protein produces MKRTLKFICLLVLQSLALIAFSQHKKFNMVQLSRWDNDSLSTMGLQSYNDVWGWYDTIKKREYAIVGTVDSTYFFDVTNPFATPIKCDAEAGRSGFSIWRDYDTYSHYCYAVQDANVGALQIFDMSYLPDSVHKVYQSDSLLYRSHTIFRSGDKLYCNSATTRNGTRRASQILSLADPENPTLAGIITPPIFGGTAAFNFCHDTYVRHDTAYCSGETSGLYIFDVRNPANPKYLAAITDYPEKGYNHSSWTTDDGKYIFFTDENHGLGIKAFEIDNFANMDFQSVFRSNPGAIAHNPYIKGNFLYVSYYEDGVYVFDIRNPKNPQVVAYYDTHPQNNEGQYRGFYGCWSVYPFLPSGIVLALDQTNGLFVLKADATISVEELGVETFNVYPNPLNSDNLSVSLLNHDEREVTVTITDALGVEVYRSQQTVEEGLNNLSVQMPEGAKAGIYFVTITGRISNICKKILKP; encoded by the coding sequence ATGAAGCGTACCTTAAAATTTATATGCCTTTTAGTATTGCAAAGCTTGGCCTTGATAGCTTTTTCACAACACAAAAAGTTTAATATGGTACAGCTATCGCGTTGGGACAATGACAGCCTTAGCACAATGGGCTTGCAAAGCTATAACGACGTTTGGGGCTGGTACGATACGATAAAAAAACGCGAATACGCAATTGTGGGAACCGTAGACAGTACTTACTTTTTTGATGTTACCAACCCGTTTGCAACTCCGATAAAATGTGATGCCGAAGCAGGCCGTTCAGGATTTTCAATTTGGCGCGATTATGATACTTACAGCCATTACTGCTATGCTGTGCAAGATGCTAACGTTGGTGCGCTGCAAATATTTGACATGAGCTACCTGCCCGATTCGGTACATAAAGTATATCAAAGCGACTCTTTGTTATACCGCAGTCATACCATATTCAGGTCGGGGGATAAGTTGTATTGCAACAGTGCTACTACCCGCAACGGTACCCGCAGGGCTTCGCAAATATTATCACTGGCCGACCCTGAAAACCCTACGCTGGCAGGTATCATTACCCCGCCCATTTTTGGGGGTACTGCTGCTTTTAACTTTTGCCACGATACCTACGTGCGCCACGATACCGCCTATTGTTCAGGCGAAACCAGCGGCCTGTATATTTTTGATGTGCGCAACCCCGCTAACCCAAAATACTTGGCGGCCATCACTGATTACCCCGAAAAAGGTTATAACCACAGTTCTTGGACTACTGACGACGGAAAGTATATATTTTTTACGGACGAAAACCACGGCTTAGGTATCAAGGCTTTTGAGATTGACAACTTTGCCAACATGGATTTCCAATCCGTATTCCGCTCTAATCCCGGAGCTATCGCCCACAACCCCTATATCAAAGGAAACTTCTTATACGTATCGTACTACGAAGACGGTGTATATGTATTTGATATCCGTAACCCTAAAAACCCTCAAGTAGTGGCTTATTACGATACCCACCCACAAAACAACGAAGGACAATATCGCGGTTTTTACGGCTGTTGGTCGGTTTACCCGTTCCTACCTTCGGGTATTGTGCTGGCTTTAGACCAAACCAACGGTTTGTTTGTATTAAAGGCCGACGCCACCATATCTGTAGAAGAATTGGGCGTAGAAACATTTAATGTGTACCCCAACCCTTTGAACAGTGATAACCTTAGCGTGAGTTTATTAAACCACGACGAACGCGAGGTAACGGTTACTATTACTGATGCTTTGGGCGTTGAAGTGTACCGCAGCCAACAAACAGTTGAAGAGGGTTTGAATAATTTATCGGTGCAGATGCCCGAAGGGGCTAAGGCAGGCATATATTTTGTAACAATTACGGGCAGAATTAGCAATATTTGCAAAAAAATACTGAAACCGTAA
- a CDS encoding NAD(P)-binding protein, with amino-acid sequence MKATILGAGIAGLTTAIALQQKGIEIEIFEAAPKIQPVGAGLALAANAMQAFYKLGIADAIIAKGRKLPAFSFYNHRGIMLNSTNSIELGKKYGIDNFTIHRAALHSALLEQLGETPINLSKRAVGFTQNGNVITLQFADGSSHITQCLIVADGINSPIRRQLIPHSLPRYAGYVCWRAVIDSKGFDWSETSETFGPMGRFGITPLANNLLYWYACTNAPKDSKHYADYTVDDLRKHFAGYHHPIKEILDRTEDNALIYGPILDLAPLDKFAFGNILLIGDAAHATTPNLGQGACQAIEDAVVLADEMAKTTVYQNAFVNFEQRRLERTRYITLQSRKVGEVAQWQNPVLGWIRDRIMKNMPQSTKDKQFAKLFTVDF; translated from the coding sequence ATGAAAGCAACCATACTAGGTGCAGGAATTGCAGGACTTACCACAGCCATCGCATTACAGCAAAAAGGGATAGAAATTGAGATTTTTGAGGCTGCACCCAAAATTCAACCCGTAGGCGCAGGGTTGGCCCTTGCGGCAAACGCTATGCAAGCCTTTTATAAATTGGGCATTGCTGATGCTATTATTGCCAAAGGTCGCAAATTGCCCGCCTTTTCGTTTTACAACCATCGCGGTATAATGCTAAACAGTACCAACAGCATAGAGTTGGGTAAAAAATACGGCATAGACAATTTTACCATCCACAGAGCAGCATTGCACAGTGCCTTGCTAGAACAATTGGGCGAAACCCCCATAAATCTTTCAAAAAGAGCGGTAGGCTTTACCCAAAACGGTAATGTTATTACCCTGCAATTTGCCGATGGCAGTAGCCACATTACTCAATGCCTTATTGTTGCTGACGGGATAAACTCCCCCATCCGCAGGCAGTTGATACCACACAGCCTACCCCGCTATGCGGGCTATGTGTGCTGGCGTGCAGTAATTGACAGTAAAGGTTTTGATTGGAGCGAAACCTCTGAAACCTTTGGCCCAATGGGTCGTTTTGGAATTACTCCACTTGCTAATAACTTGTTGTATTGGTATGCCTGCACCAACGCTCCAAAAGACAGTAAACATTATGCCGACTATACCGTTGATGATTTGCGCAAACACTTTGCGGGCTATCATCACCCCATAAAAGAAATACTTGACCGCACCGAAGATAACGCGCTTATCTATGGGCCTATACTTGATTTGGCACCCCTTGATAAATTTGCCTTTGGTAACATTTTACTGATTGGTGATGCCGCCCATGCAACAACACCCAACTTAGGGCAAGGTGCCTGCCAAGCTATTGAAGATGCTGTAGTACTGGCCGATGAAATGGCGAAAACCACCGTGTACCAAAATGCCTTTGTAAATTTTGAGCAACGCAGATTGGAGCGCACCCGTTATATTACATTACAATCAAGAAAGGTGGGTGAAGTAGCCCAATGGCAAAACCCTGTGCTGGGATGGATACGCGACAGAATAATGAAGAATATGCCCCAAAGCACCAAGGATAAACAGTTTGCAAAACTGTTTACGGTTGATTTTTAA
- a CDS encoding type I restriction enzyme HsdR N-terminal domain-containing protein, translating to MYQLNLPPFEYKVKAEAQRKLIFDEVRRKYVVLTPEEWVRQHIIHFLVTDKNVPPHLIGVEKGINVLGRSRRADIVVFGRNGQPALLVECKAPTVSINAAVFTQAAVYTYGFGIDYIMVSNGVSHHYIKIDKQNSAVKEVAELPLFPFG from the coding sequence ATGTATCAGTTAAACCTTCCCCCTTTTGAGTACAAGGTGAAAGCCGAGGCACAAAGAAAACTAATTTTTGATGAGGTGAGAAGGAAATATGTGGTGCTAACGCCCGAGGAATGGGTGCGCCAGCATATTATCCACTTTTTGGTAACAGATAAAAACGTACCCCCGCACCTTATTGGGGTTGAGAAGGGTATAAACGTATTGGGGCGTAGCCGCCGCGCCGATATTGTGGTGTTTGGGCGCAACGGCCAGCCCGCTTTATTGGTAGAGTGCAAAGCCCCTACGGTATCTATTAATGCAGCGGTTTTTACACAGGCTGCTGTGTACACTTACGGTTTTGGGATTGATTATATAATGGTGAGCAACGGTGTGAGCCATCACTACATTAAAATTGATAAGCAAAACAGCGCAGTAAAAGAGGTGGCCGAGTTGCCGCTATTTCCTTTTGGTTAA
- the holA gene encoding DNA polymerase III subunit delta has translation MASLIARKFSPVYFLQGEESYFIDAVADYIEDNVLNEGERGFNQTVFYGKETDMMTVVMAARRFPMMSDYQVIIVKEAQNLKDFDKLESYLANPVSSTILVFAYKGKKLDKRTKTAKLLANFEFLDSAKLYENQVPAWVTDYLRGKGYTMNERAQALVAQSLGNDLGKIANELDKMLLNLAGGTVKNITEKEVEENIGISKDYNVFELQDAIGKRNFTKAIEIVDYFSASKNQNANLVVVLPQLYSFFSKLYKIHFLADKSKEKVSSALGINPFFFNDYINYFKNYSSIKIEKIFATLSEFDLKSKGVNNSGTPDGELMKEMLVKIFH, from the coding sequence ATGGCTTCGTTAATAGCACGCAAATTCTCACCCGTGTATTTTTTGCAGGGTGAAGAAAGCTATTTTATTGATGCGGTAGCGGATTACATAGAGGATAATGTGCTGAACGAAGGCGAACGCGGTTTTAACCAAACCGTGTTTTACGGCAAAGAAACCGATATGATGACGGTGGTAATGGCCGCGCGCAGGTTTCCGATGATGAGCGATTATCAGGTGATTATTGTGAAGGAAGCCCAAAACCTGAAAGACTTTGATAAGCTGGAAAGTTACCTTGCTAATCCCGTAAGCAGTACTATTTTGGTGTTTGCCTACAAGGGTAAAAAACTGGATAAGCGCACCAAAACGGCTAAACTGCTTGCCAACTTTGAATTTTTAGACTCAGCCAAGTTATACGAGAACCAAGTGCCTGCTTGGGTAACTGATTATTTGCGCGGCAAAGGCTACACTATGAACGAGCGTGCCCAAGCGTTGGTGGCACAATCATTAGGAAATGATTTGGGCAAAATTGCCAACGAGTTGGATAAGATGTTGCTAAACCTTGCAGGTGGTACGGTAAAAAACATCACTGAGAAAGAAGTTGAGGAAAACATTGGCATAAGCAAAGATTATAACGTGTTTGAATTGCAGGATGCCATTGGCAAACGCAACTTTACCAAAGCCATTGAAATTGTAGATTACTTTTCGGCCTCTAAAAACCAAAATGCCAACTTGGTAGTGGTGTTGCCCCAATTGTATTCATTCTTTAGTAAGCTGTATAAAATTCATTTTCTGGCTGATAAGAGTAAGGAAAAGGTGAGCAGTGCTTTGGGTATTAACCCGTTCTTTTTCAACGACTATATCAACTATTTCAAAAATTACTCGTCTATCAAGATTGAAAAGATTTTTGCTACGCTATCCGAATTCGACCTAAAATCAAAAGGGGTAAACAATTCGGGCACCCCTGACGGTGAGTTGATGAAGGAGATGCTTGTAAAGATTTTTCATTAA
- a CDS encoding T9SS type A sorting domain-containing protein, translating to MKRILLALLTTLPALAFAQQSSDIEAGVIPQNPNGIVPTQVEPFKPAHPVTSKGFMRKSGNLPYKFDTLGFTYYDLQTNASVGNRVLVHADGKVSVAWTYSPDGTAEFPLRGSAYNHHNNTAWGAPPTSRIETNLRLGWPSIGVLPGNKEYVISHFATSGGLHVMTNDAIGGSNWTTGPRVLTIAGGKPIWNRADNNGNTIHVLTNYSDSAASTDPPNIRVDGMLLPTTYSRSTDGGQTWSTALSMLPGYDTSRYLRGGGDQYAIDANGNNVAIVIADNLGGDVALWKSTDNGQTFTKIIVDTFAFAPYKTDKVIGSNVPTNDGSVDVVMDNNGYAHVFWGYSEVSKNHPSADSSFFTPASNRIMYWGEQNNVKRIIGGMMDMDGDTQLTVAYGTPRSLGANNTLPRLQDSLGTVDLISVARYGNTSLATMPSAMVDAQGRIFCVYSAPLEGDLYASNEARETSNYRDLFITFSTDGGITWADPQNITQGHGYEDVFGCVGKTIVNNVLHVIWQRDEIPGTNLQNNSSDGSHPTVNNVILHASIPVQAIINNQIGLGPGVSVEEIDQPNVYITNGFYPNPTSNGGEVEIFLTETSPVTLTVTNLLGQTVATQDLGKQAPGNTTVKVATDSLAAGVYMYNISTGKYAVSGKMVVTK from the coding sequence ATGAAAAGAATTTTACTAGCCTTATTAACAACACTGCCCGCTCTTGCTTTTGCGCAGCAAAGCAGCGACATCGAAGCGGGGGTGATTCCTCAAAATCCCAATGGGATTGTTCCGACTCAAGTTGAGCCGTTTAAACCTGCACACCCTGTTACTTCTAAAGGTTTTATGCGTAAATCGGGCAATTTGCCCTATAAGTTTGATACATTAGGTTTTACCTATTACGATTTGCAAACCAATGCTTCTGTTGGTAACCGTGTATTGGTGCATGCTGATGGTAAAGTATCAGTAGCTTGGACGTATTCTCCTGACGGAACAGCTGAATTCCCTTTGCGTGGTAGTGCATACAACCACCACAACAACACTGCTTGGGGTGCCCCTCCAACCAGCCGTATCGAAACCAACCTGCGTTTGGGTTGGCCAAGTATTGGTGTATTGCCCGGAAACAAAGAGTATGTTATTTCTCACTTTGCTACCAGCGGCGGTTTGCACGTAATGACCAACGATGCGATTGGCGGCAGCAACTGGACTACCGGTCCTCGTGTGCTAACTATTGCAGGAGGTAAGCCAATTTGGAACCGTGCAGATAACAACGGTAACACCATCCACGTACTTACTAATTACTCTGACTCAGCAGCTTCTACTGATCCTCCAAACATTCGTGTTGACGGTATGTTGTTGCCAACTACTTATTCACGCAGTACAGATGGCGGTCAAACTTGGAGCACTGCACTAAGTATGCTACCCGGTTATGATACCAGCCGTTATTTGCGTGGCGGTGGCGACCAATATGCTATTGATGCCAACGGTAACAATGTAGCTATTGTAATTGCCGACAATCTTGGCGGTGATGTTGCCCTTTGGAAAAGTACCGACAACGGACAAACTTTTACTAAAATTATCGTTGATACGTTTGCTTTCGCACCATACAAAACCGATAAAGTAATTGGTTCTAACGTGCCTACTAACGACGGTTCTGTTGATGTTGTAATGGATAACAACGGATATGCACACGTATTTTGGGGATACTCTGAAGTTAGTAAAAACCACCCAAGTGCCGACTCTTCATTCTTTACCCCTGCTTCTAACCGTATTATGTACTGGGGCGAGCAAAACAATGTAAAACGCATTATTGGCGGTATGATGGATATGGACGGTGATACACAACTAACCGTAGCTTACGGTACTCCACGTTCATTGGGTGCTAATAACACTTTGCCACGTTTGCAAGACAGCTTGGGTACTGTTGACCTTATCTCAGTTGCCCGCTATGGTAATACTTCATTGGCTACTATGCCCAGCGCAATGGTAGATGCCCAAGGCCGTATTTTCTGCGTGTATTCAGCTCCTCTTGAAGGTGATTTGTATGCTTCTAACGAAGCCCGCGAAACTTCTAACTACCGTGATTTGTTTATCACTTTCTCTACTGATGGTGGTATCACATGGGCCGATCCTCAAAACATTACCCAAGGACACGGTTACGAAGATGTTTTCGGATGTGTTGGTAAAACTATTGTAAACAACGTATTGCACGTAATTTGGCAACGCGACGAAATACCCGGTACCAACCTTCAGAACAACTCAAGCGATGGTTCTCACCCAACTGTAAACAACGTTATCCTTCATGCTTCTATCCCTGTGCAAGCCATTATCAACAACCAAATTGGTCTTGGCCCCGGTGTAAGCGTTGAAGAGATTGACCAACCCAACGTTTACATCACCAACGGTTTCTATCCAAACCCTACCAGCAATGGCGGTGAAGTAGAAATTTTCTTGACTGAAACCAGCCCTGTTACTTTAACTGTTACCAACTTGTTAGGTCAAACCGTTGCTACCCAAGATTTGGGCAAGCAAGCTCCCGGTAACACCACTGTTAAAGTGGCTACTGATAGCCTTGCTGCCGGTGTGTACATGTATAACATCTCAACCGGAAAATACGCTGTTAGCGGTAAAATGGTTGTGACTAAATAA
- a CDS encoding Omp28-related outer membrane protein produces the protein MKKILLTVASAIMLFSACKKEDNKTNPEPNPGGNGNSNPPQEIVVPETNVSLVNKLTGSLCGPCGSWGWQGFEQIMTLNGKNAVYMGTYSQNFVAQLFITQVATDMDAMFRSEGYPTFVANGTAMLDRTNNVNIESELDKVDAAIAAHSASPVYVNSGLRVSDSANIMTVETRTKFFQEVGGDLYLAVYLTEDKVKGYQASHADGANTQHHHVLRAAGKLDGSSKAESFGYKINTSSTTAANTVLDNKFTFDISGYNKENLEATVVVWRKVGVRYKFINAYSNKIK, from the coding sequence ATGAAAAAAATATTACTAACCGTAGCTTCGGCTATCATGCTGTTTTCAGCTTGTAAAAAAGAGGATAACAAAACCAACCCTGAGCCAAATCCCGGCGGTAATGGTAACAGCAATCCCCCACAAGAAATTGTAGTACCTGAAACTAACGTTTCACTGGTAAACAAACTTACAGGTTCGCTATGTGGCCCTTGCGGCTCATGGGGCTGGCAAGGTTTTGAGCAAATAATGACCCTGAATGGCAAAAACGCTGTGTATATGGGTACATACAGCCAAAATTTTGTGGCACAATTGTTTATTACCCAAGTAGCTACGGATATGGATGCTATGTTTAGGAGCGAAGGTTACCCTACGTTTGTGGCTAACGGAACAGCTATGCTTGACCGTACAAATAACGTGAATATTGAAAGCGAACTTGATAAAGTGGATGCTGCTATTGCTGCTCACAGTGCATCACCTGTGTATGTAAACAGCGGTTTGAGGGTATCTGACAGTGCAAACATTATGACTGTTGAAACCCGCACCAAGTTTTTCCAAGAGGTAGGCGGCGATTTATACCTTGCTGTTTACTTAACTGAAGATAAAGTGAAAGGTTACCAAGCATCTCACGCTGACGGTGCAAACACTCAGCACCACCACGTGTTAAGGGCTGCCGGTAAATTGGACGGTTCAAGCAAAGCTGAGTCTTTCGGTTATAAAATCAATACTTCAAGCACTACTGCTGCAAACACCGTGTTGGATAACAAATTTACTTTTGATATCAGCGGTTACAACAAAGAAAACCTTGAAGCTACTGTGGTAGTTTGGCGTAAAGTGGGTGTACGTTATAAGTTCATCAACGCTTACAGCAACAAAATTAAATAA
- a CDS encoding histidine--tRNA ligase — MQKPSIPSGTRDFSPAEVVKRRYIFSTIESVFVKYGFKPIETPSMENLSTLTGKYGDEGDKLLFKILNSGDYAGKVDDAQWAEKNSNKLVSKIAEKGLRYDLTVPFARFVVMNQSKLSFPFRRYQMQPVWRGDRPSKGRYREFYQCDADIIGSDSLINEADLVLIYAEAFEKLGVNVTIKINNRKVLMGIAQLLGVENKLTDLTVAIDKLDKIGMDGVKTELTDRGFSSQQIEKAAEIVGFEGDNHQTVAYLNTLFAEGSEGKKGVQELETVFTYLQATGFDFGKLKIDLTLARGLNYYTGAIFEVSANDAKMGSIGGGGRYDDLTGIFGLKGMSGVGISFGADRIYDVMEELNLFPNTTNSFTQLLFCCMTDEALTYALPLAAKARKAGINTEVYPSAAKLKKQLDFANANQIAYAVIIGESEMQNGQLAFKNLHTGNQQSIDIDGVIDMIIGD; from the coding sequence ATGCAAAAACCGTCTATACCCTCAGGAACCCGTGATTTTAGCCCCGCAGAGGTGGTTAAACGCCGTTATATTTTCAGCACCATCGAAAGTGTGTTTGTAAAATATGGCTTTAAACCCATTGAAACTCCAAGTATGGAAAACCTAAGCACCCTTACAGGTAAATACGGTGACGAGGGGGATAAACTGCTGTTTAAAATCCTTAATTCAGGAGATTATGCCGGCAAGGTAGATGATGCACAATGGGCTGAAAAGAACAGCAACAAGTTGGTATCAAAGATTGCCGAAAAAGGCTTGAGATACGACCTTACCGTTCCTTTTGCCCGCTTTGTGGTGATGAACCAAAGCAAGCTTTCGTTCCCGTTTCGCCGCTACCAAATGCAGCCTGTATGGCGCGGTGATAGACCCAGCAAAGGCCGCTACCGTGAGTTTTACCAATGCGATGCTGATATTATCGGGTCTGATTCGCTGATAAACGAAGCTGATTTGGTATTGATATACGCCGAGGCATTTGAAAAGCTTGGGGTTAACGTTACCATTAAAATAAACAACCGTAAGGTGCTGATGGGTATTGCCCAATTATTAGGTGTTGAAAATAAACTTACCGATTTAACAGTAGCCATCGATAAGCTGGATAAAATTGGTATGGACGGTGTGAAAACAGAATTAACCGACCGTGGTTTCTCGTCACAACAAATAGAAAAAGCGGCTGAAATTGTGGGGTTTGAAGGTGATAATCACCAAACGGTTGCCTACCTAAATACCTTATTTGCCGAAGGCAGCGAGGGAAAAAAAGGCGTACAGGAACTTGAAACGGTTTTCACCTACCTGCAAGCCACCGGTTTTGATTTCGGTAAACTGAAAATAGACCTTACACTTGCCCGCGGTCTTAACTATTACACAGGGGCAATTTTTGAAGTTAGTGCAAACGATGCGAAAATGGGCAGCATTGGGGGTGGTGGCCGCTACGACGACCTTACAGGTATTTTTGGTTTGAAAGGTATGTCGGGCGTAGGAATATCGTTTGGTGCAGATAGGATTTACGATGTGATGGAAGAACTTAATTTGTTCCCCAACACAACCAACTCCTTTACCCAGTTACTGTTTTGTTGCATGACGGATGAAGCCCTTACGTATGCCTTGCCGCTGGCGGCCAAAGCCCGCAAAGCAGGCATAAACACAGAAGTATACCCAAGTGCTGCAAAACTTAAAAAGCAGTTAGATTTTGCCAACGCCAATCAAATAGCGTACGCGGTGATTATTGGCGAAAGCGAAATGCAAAACGGACAATTGGCATTTAAAAACCTGCACACAGGCAACCAACAAAGTATAGACATTGACGGTGTTATCGATATGATAATCGGGGATTAA